The window GTCGCGCTCGCGGTTGCTGAAGGCTGTTTCGATCACCAGGCAAGCCACCGGCATTGCGTTGACACGGTTCCAGAATGAAGGGTTGCGCTCGGTATCGCCGCTGAACACCCACCAACCAGTGTCGCCTTGGACCGCAAACCCTACGGCGGCGACAGTGTGGTGAGCGGGTAGCACCTCAATCTGCGTGCCTGCGATGCTCAACACCTCACCGGACACAAAGGTCCGGTACTGCAGGAAGGGGGATGCCGCAGAAGGTATGGTGCTGAAATCTGGCCAGATGACGTTGTTGAAGACATGGGCCTGAAGCGCCCCGATGGTGTCGGCAAGGGCGTGCACTTGCACGGGACGACGGCGCTGGGACGACACCGCGTCCAGCATCAGGGGCAGGGCGGCGATGTGGTCCAGATGGGAATGGGTCAGCAGTACGTGGTCGATCTTGCCCATTTCATCCAGCGTGAGGTCACCTACCCCGGTGCCAGCATCGAGCAAGACGCTGTCGCCGATCAAGAACGATGTCGTGCGACAGTCTTTGGCGATGGCGCCGGAGCATCCCAGCACGCGAACCTTCATGTGAAGCCTTCTACTTGGTGTCGAAATTGGTGGCACTGTCCCAGTTGGGGTCAAAAGCCTGCCCACGCAGCGCCTCAACCCGGGCGGCATACAACCCGTACAGCATGCATTGAGGCCTGCGCTCTTGCAATTGCGCCATTAGTCTGTCGCATTGTGCCCATTCCTGCGCTGCATAGGCACGCAGAAAACCCTCCCACACCACCAATTCTTCGGCAAGGTCGCTCGACAGCTCTCCCTGGAGTGCAAGCGGCTGGTAAATCGGTACGGCCTGCGCCTTGCCCTTGACGCGCACGCGGTCCATAGCCTGCCATACGAACTGAGGAGCGAGCTGCATGGCGGACTCGCTCACCACGATCGAGGTACCGTAGTGCTTGGAAAGCCCTTCCAGGCGGGAGCCGAGGTTGACCGCATCGCCAATGACCGTGTAGCTACGCCGAATGTCCGAGCCCATGTCGCCCACGCACATGACGCCAGTATTGAGTCCAATGCCTACGCCAATCTCAGGCAGCCCGCGCTGGCGGTGGTCGGCATTGATTTGCCCAATCGCCTGCGACATTTCCAGGGCGGCAGTTACCGCCAGTTGCGCGTGGTCAGGGGTGGCCACGGGCGCACCCCAAAAGGCCATGACGCAGTCGCCCATGTATTTGTCAATCGTGCCTCGGTGGCTGCGGATGATGTGGGTGAGTTTGCTGAATACCTCATTCAACAACCCCTGCAACTGCAATGGCTCCATGCGTTCAGACATGGCAGTGAAGCCCCGCATGTCGCAGAACATCACCGTCAGCTCCCGGTTGGTGGCCTGCATGCTGTAGTGCTCGGGCTGCTTGACCATCTCCGCCACCAGCTCAGGGGGCACGTAGGCACTGAACAGTGCGGCCAACTCACGCTTGGAGCGGCTCTCCACAAAATAGCCGTATGCCATGTTGAGTGCAAAGGCCAGCATCGACATCACCACCGCTGTCGCCAACGGTAGCGCCAGCCCCTGAGCGATGTACATCCACAGATTGAGCCCCACCAGCGCGCACACCACCCCCCCGCTGAGCAAGACCGCAGACGATGCGGACAAGAGGGGTAGTGCCACCGCCAGCAGCACACCCGCGCATAACAGCTGCAGCACATCAAACCCTGCGGCGTAGTCGGGGCGGACTATGCTCTTTCCATCCAGGAATGCCGATAGCACGTTGGCGTGGGTTTCCACTCCGGGGTACGTTCTGCCCACCGGGGTCACGCGCAAATCCAGCAAGCCAGGGGCCGTAGAGCCGACCAGCACCAATTGGTCCTTGAGCTGGCCAGACGGCAGCAGGCCATCCAGAACGTCAGACGCCGAGATGTACCGGAAGGAACCTCCTTTGGCGTCGCCCGGGCCCCGGTAGGGAATGAGTGTGGCCAGCTGCTGGTCTACGGGTAGCACCAGCGCACGGCCGTCCTGCCGTAGCACGACGCTCTGGAGCAGGTCGTGCGTTCCAGAGGGCGTGGGGCTGACAAAGCCTGGATGG of the Acidovorax sp. 107 genome contains:
- a CDS encoding MBL fold metallo-hydrolase, translating into MKVRVLGCSGAIAKDCRTTSFLIGDSVLLDAGTGVGDLTLDEMGKIDHVLLTHSHLDHIAALPLMLDAVSSQRRRPVQVHALADTIGALQAHVFNNVIWPDFSTIPSAASPFLQYRTFVSGEVLSIAGTQIEVLPAHHTVAAVGFAVQGDTGWWVFSGDTERNPSFWNRVNAMPVACLVIETAFSNRERDLARRSLHLSPETLAQELAHIPAADRYPIYITHTKPSETSLIMDEIRQFDSTARTHHSPHDIRWLSAGQTMEV
- a CDS encoding CHASE2 domain-containing protein is translated as MLQSLLHLFRRRWQRIAVTLIPLVFALLHVADLLHLQVLERLDHIIYDTRLRVTMPRTLDERIVIVDIDEKSLGRVGQWPWRRDKMATLMRELFERQQVSVVGFDVLFAEADESSGLSTLQQLARGPLRSQPAFKEQLERLAPSLDYDALFAQALQGQPVVLGYYLSGEDRDGITKGMLPDPALPLERLRGLPLGATTWRGYSSNIEALTRAAPAAGFFNSITDEDGVVRSLPLLGEYQGQYYESLALAMFRTAIGLPEIHPGFVSPTPSGTHDLLQSVVLRQDGRALVLPVDQQLATLIPYRGPGDAKGGSFRYISASDVLDGLLPSGQLKDQLVLVGSTAPGLLDLRVTPVGRTYPGVETHANVLSAFLDGKSIVRPDYAAGFDVLQLLCAGVLLAVALPLLSASSAVLLSGGVVCALVGLNLWMYIAQGLALPLATAVVMSMLAFALNMAYGYFVESRSKRELAALFSAYVPPELVAEMVKQPEHYSMQATNRELTVMFCDMRGFTAMSERMEPLQLQGLLNEVFSKLTHIIRSHRGTIDKYMGDCVMAFWGAPVATPDHAQLAVTAALEMSQAIGQINADHRQRGLPEIGVGIGLNTGVMCVGDMGSDIRRSYTVIGDAVNLGSRLEGLSKHYGTSIVVSESAMQLAPQFVWQAMDRVRVKGKAQAVPIYQPLALQGELSSDLAEELVVWEGFLRAYAAQEWAQCDRLMAQLQERRPQCMLYGLYAARVEALRGQAFDPNWDSATNFDTK